In Mercenaria mercenaria strain notata chromosome 14, MADL_Memer_1, whole genome shotgun sequence, the following are encoded in one genomic region:
- the LOC128548264 gene encoding uncharacterized protein LOC128548264, which yields MVGTMQIRSFYLLVFGFIYSDSFNTDTVLKNCRRIGSELICNVIPSNVPNEVKSVHLINFNVSGRIIEKGTFSSDNWGQVKELKISAERRWTENHDTVEKFDSLCFDGLKNLEKLHISISTYIEFTSHTLIGLPNLKLLDLSGCRRFSIDNLITALNDPDAVPNLQSLNLSLLDSFRNENKLGDKFFKLISKKKLKELDISSMQILFLNISAFGENCGTLEYLNISKMMLNDFAHDHKIRYCPNLKFIDASYIILPSAVIPERGPQRNIFSNRFIPFNLNWTPERGFSNVEYINLSGLTPKHTRYIIDNVTVYIFGLSEYNLKTLVLRENNFERLNIEVISRNSKLQSVDLSRCNIRFLHPRLLSSFPLLTRIDISHNRLNEMMTEDIRVFGNMFRNLTMLSYVNLASNHLTNLPRDIFKCNSNLEVIDLSSNLLTQVSFDVEIINKIKMINLAKNMIRILNDASMARLNILLYTSTKNVLMMNENPISCSSCDCLSSLTWLIHSESAIKDFSVMKCLDEDANKVDITQNVINNVQIICNRPKVIIFSCVAVAIAIAIAFSLTMVIRSRRRRRKHDLEMEDRVALIRQGAEAHQFVVFLSYSSKDDDFVYKYVYDPLNEHLRNMIGENRDLVCEGDRDFQLGRPIHDQISLLLKKSSVVVILLTDNYSLSVHCRNEFDQAFMLEKPIVLMIKDEVDADLMSPLIRDLYEKRTRVLWKWENGRYILKTSWENVCTSIVELVDSK from the coding sequence ATGGTCGGCACTATGCAAATacgttcattttatttattagtATTTGGATTTATATACAGTGACTCGTTTAATACAGACACAGTATTGAAAAACTGCAGGAGAATAGGCTCAGAACTAATTTGTAATGTAATTCCAAGCAATGTTCCAAACGAGGTGAAGTCAGTTCACCTTATTAATTTTAATGTCTCTGGTAGAATCATAGAAAAGGGAACGTTTTCATCGGATAACTGGGGACAGGTGAAAGAATTAAAAATTTCTGCAGAAAGAAGGTGGACTGAAAACCATGATACTGTGGAAAAATTCGATTCCTTATGCTTTGATGGATTAAAGAACCTTGAAAAATTGCACATAAGTATATCAACTTATATTGAGTTTACATCACATACGCTAATAGGACTCCCTAATTTAAAACTTCTGGATTTGTCAGGTTGTCGCCGATTTTCTATCGATAACCTAATAACTGCTTTGAACGACCCGGACGCTGTACCTAACTTACAGAGTCTTAATCTATCACTCTTAGATAGCTTTCGTAATGAAAACAAACTCGGTGACaaatttttcaaacttatttcaaagaaaaagttaaaAGAACTTGATATTAGCTCGATGCAAATTTTATTCCTGAATATATCAGCATTTGGAGAAAACTGTGGGACGTTGGAGTATCTCAACATATCAAAAATGATGCTTAATGATTTTGCACATGACCATAAAATCCGATATTGCCCTAATCTGAAATTTATAGATGCAAGTTATATAATATTACCATCAGCGGTCATACCAGAACGTGGACCTCagagaaatattttttccaacaGATTCATTCCATTTAACCTTAATTGGACACCGGAAAGGGGATTTTCTAATGTGGAATATATCAATTTGTCCGGATTAACACCAAAACATACCAGATACATAATTGACAACGTTACGGTCTATATTTTTGGACTAAGTGAATACAATCTTAAAACACTCGTGTTAAGAGAGAACAATTTCGAGAGGCTGAATATTGAAGTTATCTCTCGAAATTCAAAATTACAATCAGTTGATTTGTCTAGATGCAACATCCGCTTCCTTCATCCAAGGTTACTGTCCAGTTTTCCTTTACTGACACGTATTGACATATCACATAATCGCTTGAATGAAATGATGACCGAGGATATCCGTGTTTTTGGTAATATGTTCCGCAATTTAACAATGTTAAGTTACGTTAATTTGGCCAGCAATCATCTTACTAACTTGCCACgggacatttttaaatgtaattccAATTTAGAGGTAATTGATTTATCGAGCAATTTGCTAACTCAAGTGTCATTTGACGTAGAAatcattaacaaaattaaaatgataaatttggCAAAGAATATGATAAGAATTTTAAATGATGCTTCCATGGCGAGACTTAATATATTGCTATATACATCAACGAAAAATGTGCTAATGATGAATGAAAATCCAATCAGTTGTTCAAGTTGTGATTGCCTATCCTCTTTAACTTGGCTCATTCATTCAGAATCAGCTATCAAAGATTTCTCTGTGATGAAATGTCTAGATGAGGACGCAAACAAGGTTGACATTACACAAAATGTTATAAACaatgttcaaataatttgcaACAGGCCAAAGGTTATAATATTTTCATGTGTTGCTGTTGCAATTGCAATTGCAATAGCGTTTAGTTTGACAATGGTAATACGATCCCGTCGGCGGCGTCGGAAACATGATCTTGAAATGGAAGACCGTGTTGCACTCATAAGACAAGGTGCTGAAGCGCATCAGTTCGTAGTATTTCTATCATATAGCAGTAAAGATGACGATTTTGTTTATAAGTACGTTTACGACCCTCTAAACGAACACCTTCGAAACATGATTGGAGAAAACAGAGATCTCGTTTGTGAAGGGGACCGGGATTTTCAACTCGGGCGACCAATACACGATCAAATTTCACTTCTTTTGAAAAAGTCTTCTGTCGTTGTAATACTACTAACAGACAATTACAGTCTTAGTGTTCACTGTCGTAATGAGTTTGACCAAGCATTTATGCTAGAGAAGCCCATAGTGTTGATGATTAAAGATGAAGTAGATGCTGACCTAATGTCACCTCTAATACGGGATTTGTACGAAAAAAGAACCAGAGTTTTGTGGAAGTGGGAAAATGGGCGATATATTTTAAAAACCTCTTGGGAAAACGTGTGTACATCTATAGTTGAGCTTGTGGACAGTAAGTAA